Below is a genomic region from Helianthus annuus cultivar XRQ/B chromosome 2, HanXRQr2.0-SUNRISE, whole genome shotgun sequence.
CTGAACATCACCAATTCCACAACTACCTTCAGCAATCGAAACCCTTCAGGTATTGTTATTCCCCCTTTGCGAAACCCTAGAACGTGTTCTATGACGGTTAAACTTTTGTTGTTTTCATGTTTAGAGATGTACTCAACAACATGGACGCTCAAATTGCAGCGCCGGTTAGCTATATCAAGGCCGATCATCCTCCCTACATTCTAGCTGATTGGTTTGAAAAACGACTTGCGTATACAAGAAGTGTTGCAGCTAGCTCAATGGTAGTTTGTTTTCTTATCTAAGCAGTCTCATTCATTTTGTTCTTTCAAGTTTTACTTATTTGTAACCCCTAAGTTTATTTCATATTTTTCTCATTTTGTGGCTTCATAAGAACCATAATGAGGACATGGGCGGATTGGGTAATTGGTCAGAACAGGGTCGTGTAAAAATGGTCTTTTTATGCTAGTCGGTTTTCAGTTCTTGAAAGCCGTTCGGTTTCAGTTtcgtttttttttggttttagcAACGGATCCGTAACAAATTTACATAAGATTCAAAAATAAAACGTATAATCCAAGGTTTAAGAATCTTTTTTTGATGGTTATTATATTTAACCTTTAAAATTATTATTGttcacataaacctaaccttctaatatgtttttattattctccaaagtttttattaagaccTTTTGTTTTGTAATATTTTGAAAGTTATTTATTTTGTATGTTAAATTATGTTATTTTAATAAACATGCTGATGTTTTTATTAGAAAtacttaacattcaagaataaaaaaataaatcctaaatcaatgtataacaaacattaaaaaaatgttttttaggTTATtaggttcggttcggttttgtttTTTGGTTTTCATAAAATGCAAAACCGTAAACGAACTATAAATTTcggtttgtttttttgttttgctCACCCTTACCTATCTGTCAAGTAAGACCTATTATTTCAGTGATCTAATTTTTCAAATAAAACGATCTATCAAGTTATGTGCGTTAAATAAACACATTGGACGACTTTTGACCTGTTTCTCTTTTAAGCTAGTTTTTTAGTATTACTTATTTGACCCGTTAGAGATAAAATCGTAAACCAAATCAAATATAAGTTTGTCTTGAAATGTAGATGGGTTACATTGTGGGACTTGGAGATCGACATTCCATGAATATTTTAATCGACCAAGCAACGGCGGAAGTAGTCCACATCGATCTCGGCGTCGCCTTTGAGCAAGGCTTGATGCTCAAAACACCTGAGCGGGTCCCATTCAGGCTGACAAGAGACATTATCAATGGTATGGGGGTAACAGGTGTGGAAGGAGTTTTCAGAAGATGTTGTGAAGAAAATCTATCCGTTATGCGAACAAATAAAGATGCCTTACTAACCATTTTCCCAATAAATCTTAAAGAGTACATGGCCAAAATGGCCCCTGATGTTTTGCCACATATGCCACTTTAGATAGAAAAGTAATTTTTTTATATCAAATATGATGTACGAATGTACCGTTTAGGTTCACAAACCGGTTTGAGCTTGATATGTGAAGCTCGGGCTTGAACTCATTTATAAAATGAGCCTCGATAAAAGCTCTATCTCAGGCTTGAGCTTGTTTAAGCCCTGCTCGGTTATAGTTTTTTAATGAGCGTCTCGAGTAGCTCATAAGCGGATCGACTTGTTTGCACCCAAACTACATCAACTTCAAAATTCTAGAAATACAAAATGAAAAAGTGACCCTTTTTAGGTAAAAAACAAACATACCTATTCAAACTGAAATACGAAACGCTAAAACATAACAGAACCTTGGATACTATCTAAATAACAATTATAGGAACGCTTTTCACAGGTCAGATCAGTTCTACAGGGTTTTCATTTTCCtttcttcttttgtttttttacttttcttcTGAATTCCTATTGGTCTACGAGTTTTAGTACGACATTTTCCCAATAAATCTTTAACTaataagagtaaactgtcattttggtccctgtagtttggtcaattttgccactttagtccaaatctcaaactttttgcaattggctcatgtggtttcaattttgttgccattttggtccaaaaatgaaaacAGACCAGATTCCCCTAATTAAACCCTCAagttttgtccttttcctcaggggtattttagtaatttacgTTTTATTATAACTGATTATCAATTATAATAAAACTAAATTATAAAAACTGAAACTCagtctctctctcctctctctctctctctctaaactctatcatcacacacacacacataactTAATCAAACACCCACCATCAACCGGataacatccaccaccacctctAATAGCCATCGCCCACCAGAAACACTCCACCACCTCTAACCACCATCGCCCACCACCGGATCGAAACCCTAGAAAACTACCAGCCACCATCGCTGGAATAAGAAGAGTTCAAACCACTAGGGTTAGGGTTTTGTTGTCAGCAAGACGTTAATCGTTGAGCCGGAGGCTTCTCCAGCCTACGGCTGCGTAGTTCCAGATAACATGATTACCTATGTTGTTTCGTAACCGTCACCGGAGGCGGTGGCGTTGCGGCGGACGAATTGAGAGCTTGAAGTTTCTGCAACGCTAGAGTTTTGGCTCTGGTTCGAACATCGAGAGAAACATCGAGTACAACTATTGTGTTGCCGTTGAATTTAGGTTTCCTCATGTATTTCCccattgattgattgattgatgatgatgatgatactcTGTTTGAGAATATCATGGAACTGTAAATTGTTTGAAGATGATGGTTGCAGGAGTTTGGAGAAGAGATGATGATACTCTGTTTGATGATTATTTTGATGATTTGGGTGCCGGAACAAACTCGTGGGTTAGGGGTGG
It encodes:
- the LOC110887710 gene encoding serine/threonine-protein kinase ATM-like — translated: MAMPEHHQFHNYLQQSKPFRDVLNNMDAQIAAPVSYIKADHPPYILADWFEKRLAYTRSVAASSMMGYIVGLGDRHSMNILIDQATAEVVHIDLGVAFEQGLMLKTPERVPFRLTRDIINGMGVTGVEGVFRRCCEENLSVMRTNKDALLTIFPINLKEYMAKMAPDVLPHMPL